The Medicago truncatula cultivar Jemalong A17 chromosome 4, MtrunA17r5.0-ANR, whole genome shotgun sequence genome includes a region encoding these proteins:
- the LOC11446555 gene encoding U-box domain-containing protein 19, with translation MTSTHLTNQRDRRILSFPAVHPCENISPTTLITSLINLSQTISNFQPQIFPTQKRNARETIRQITIISIFLNEIKDHGSIIPNSIILCFSELHFTLQKIHFLMQDCTLEGSSLLLLAKSQHVASQLRSLIRAVAITLDILPLHRVEICDEVKELVELVAKQARKGKFEVDPNDEVASKKLHYVLHQFERGTEPNLNTMHEILHYLKIKSWNDCDREIKFLENEISFLEDRNCDEREVPLLSSLIGFLSYCRAVIFEDFDENLNKLEARRSTEMITVNCLNPEDFRCPISLELMTDPVTVSTGQTYDRASIQTWLKAGNKTCPKTGENIKNTELVPNTTLKRLIQQFCSDNGISFTRFSNRNRDITRTILPGSSAAAHATQFLSWFLTRRLVFGTEQQKNKAAYEIRLLTRSSIFNRACLIEVGTVPPLLDLLATEDKTTQENAISALLKLSKYATGPENIIDHNGLKPVVYVLKNGLSLEARQIAAAIIFYLCSVKEYRKLIGENQDVIHGLVELAKEGTTCGKKNAVVAIFGLLLLPRNHQRVLEAGAVHALVSILNTLCNKEELVTETLAVLAALAENFDGANAVLEASALPLITGLLRSAPSRAAKEHCVSILLSLCVNGGVDVAGVLAKDVTLMPLLYSLLTDGTSHAAKKARFLIKVLQDFNETATSRLKGSAILRQLNVLELRN, from the coding sequence ATGACTAGTACTCATCTTACTAATCAAAGGGATCGCCGTATCCTATCATTCCCGGCGGTTCACCCTTGCGAAAACATATCTCCCACAACACTCATCACTTCTCTAATCAATCTTTCACAAACTATATCCAATTTCCAACCTCAAATATTCCCAACACAAAAACGTAACGCAAGAGAAACTATACGTCAAATTactataatttcaattttcctcAACGAAATTAAAGACCATGGTTCCATTATTCCTAACTCAATTATCCTATGCTTTTCGGAGCTTCACTTCACTTTACAAAAGATTCATTTCTTAATGCAAGATTGTACTTTAGAAGGTTCTAGTCTCTTATTGCTCGCGAAATCTCAACACGTGGCGTCTCAGCTTCGTTCTCTTATTCGCGCAGTGGCTATTACATTAGATATTTTGCCTTTACACAGAGTCGAAATTTGCGACGAAGTCAAGGAGTTAGTTGAATTGGTAGCTAAACAAGCTAGGAAAGGTAAATTCGAAGTAGACCCCAACGACGAGGTTGCGTCCAAAAAACTTCATTATGTTTTGCATCAATTCGAGAGAGGAACTGAACCAAACTTGAACACCATGCATGAAATCCTTCATTACCTTAAAATCAAGAGCTGGAATGATTGTGACAGAGAAATCAAATTCTTAGAAAACGAGATAAGTTTCTTGGAGGATCGGAACTGCGACGAACGAGAGGTTCCGTTGTTGAGTTCTTTGATTGGGTTTTTAAGCTACTGTAGGGCAGTGATATTCGAAGATTTTgatgaaaatttgaataaaCTCGAAGCTCGACGCAGCACGGAGATGATAACTGTTAACTGTTTGAATCCAGAGGATTTTCGTTGTCCAATTTCACTCGAACTAATGACTGATCCAGTAACAGTTTCAACAGGACAAACCTACGATCGTGCTTCAATTCAGACATGGCTTAAAGCAGGAAACAAAACATGCCCTAAAACAGGGGAGAATATTAAAAACACAGAGTTAGTCCCAAACACAACGCTGAagagacttatccaacaattttGCAGTGATAATGGTATTTCATTCACAAGATTTTCTAACCGTAACCGTGACATAACGAGGACGATTTTACCCGGTAGTTCTGCAGCAGCACATGCTACGCAGTTTCTGTCATGGTTTCTAACACGAAGGCTCGTGTTCGGAACAGAGCAACAGAAGAATAAAGCAGCTTACGAGATTCGTTTGTTAACAAGGTCAAGCATTTTCAACAGAGCTTGTTTGATTGAAGTTGGAACTGTGCCACCACTGTTGGATCTTTTAGCTACGGAGGATAAAACCACTCAGGAGAATGCAATCTCTGCTTTACTGAAGCTTTCAAAGTATGCAACCGGGCCTGAAAATATAATAGACCATAACGGTTTAAAGCCCGTTGTGTATGTACTGAAAAATGGACTTAGTCTTGAAGCCCGTCAAATTGCAGCAGCTATAATATTCTATCTTTGTTCAGTGAAAGAATATAGAAAATTAATAGGTGAAAATCAAGATGTGATTCATGGTTTAGTTGAATTGGCTAAAGAAGGAACAACCTGCGGAAAAAAGAATGCAGTGGTTGCGATTTTTGGACTTCTTTTGCTTCCTAGGAATCATCAACGTGTGCTTGAAGCCGGTGCTGTTCACGCGCTTGTTTCTATTTTGAATACCTTGTGCAACAAGGAAGAGCTTGTTACTGAAACTCTGGCTGTTCTTGCGGCACTTGCTGAGAATTTTGATGGAGCTAATGCTGTTTTGGAAGCTTctgcattgccgttgattactGGGCTGTTGCGATCTGCTCCTTCGCGTGCTGCAAAGGAACATTGTGTTTCGATATTGTTGTCTCTATGTGTTAATGGTGGTGTTGATGTTGCTGGTGTTCTTGCTAAGGATGTTACACTTATGCCTTTGCTCTATTCGCTTCTTACTGATGGTACTTCTCATGCTGCTAAGAAAGCGCGTTTTCTCATTAAAGTTCTGCAGGATTTCAACGAAACTGCAACTTCTCGATTGAAAGGTTCCGCAATTCTACGCCAATTGAATGTGTTAGAACTTAGAAATTAG
- the LOC11443205 gene encoding aldehyde dehydrogenase family 2 member B4, mitochondrial, translated as MAARTLSRLLSRSLSSSSSSSGASASLLRSPLGRKSEGLINTNRFSTAAAVQELITPQVSINYTQHLINGKFVDAASGKTFPTLDPRTGEVIAHVAEGDAEDINRAVSAAREAFDNGPWPKMSAYERCRILLRFADLVEKHNDEIAALEAWNNGKLYEQAAKAEVPMFVRLFRYYAGWADKIHGLTVPADGDYHVQTLHEPIGVAGQIIPWNFPLLMFAWKVGPALACGNTIVLKTAEQTPLTALLVAKLLHEAGLPPGVLNIVSGYGPTAGASLASHMDVDKLAFTGSTDTGKTVLELAARSNLKPVTLELGGKSPFIVCEDADIDKAVEIAHFALFFNQGQCCCAGSRTFVHERIYDEFLEKSKERALRRVVGDPFKKGVEQGPQIDSKQFEKVLRYIKSGIDSNATLECGGGRLGSKGFFVQPTVFSNVQDDMLIAKDEIFGPVQTILKFKDINEVIRRANATRYGLAAGVFTNNVSTANTLMRALRAGTVWINCFDVFDAAIPFGGYKMSGIGREKGIYSLHNYLQVKAVVSPLNNPAWL; from the exons ATGGCAGCTCGCACACTTTCTCGTTTGCTCTCTCGCTCcctatcttcttcttcttcttcttctggaGCTTCTGCTTCTCTGCTTCGCTCACCGCTTG GAAGAAAATCTGAAGGGTTGATAAACACAAACAGATTTAGCACTGCTGCAGCTGTTCAGGAATTGATTACTCCACAAGTTTCAATAAATTATACACAGCATCTTATAAATGGAAAGTTTGTGGATGCTGCATCAG GGAAAACATTTCCAACACTTGATCCACGCACAGGGGAAGTGATTGCTCATGTTGCTGAAGGTGATGCTGAAGATATTAACCGTGCAGTTTCAGCAGCTCGTGAGGCCTTTGATAATGGACCTTGGCCTAAAATGAGTGCTTAT GAAAGATGTCGTATATTGTTGCGATTTGCTGATTTGGTTGAGAAGCACAATGATGAGATTGCAGCTCTGGAGGCATGGAACAATGGAAAGCTTTATGAACAGGCTGCCAAAGCTGAAGTACCTATGTTTGTGCGTTTATTTCGCTACTATGCTG GTTGGGCAGATAAAATTCATGGGCTGACAGTCCCGGCTGATGGAGATTATCATGTCCAGACATTGCATGAACCAATTGGTGTAGCAGGACAAATTATACCTTGGAATTTTCCTCTACTTATGTTTGCTTGGAAAGTTGGACCAGCTCTAGCATGTGGTAATACCATTGTCCTCAAGACTGCTGAGCAAACACCGCTAACGGCTCTACTTGTGGCAAAACTACTTCATGAG GCCGGTCTACCCCCAGGTGTTCTGAATATAGTTTCTGGCTATGGTCCAACTGCTGGTGCATCTCTTGCAAGTCATATGGACGTGGACAAG TTAGCGTTCACTGGATCAACAGACACTGGAAAAACTGTACTTGAGCTGGCTGCAAGAAGCAATCTTAAGCCAGTGACATTAGAACTTGGAGGGAAATCGCCATTCATTGTTTGTGAGGATGCTGATATTGACAAAGCTGTTGAAATTGCTCACTTTGCTCTTTTCTTTAATCAG GGACAATGTTGCTGTGCTGGATCCCGTACCTTCGTACATGAGCGTATCTATGACGAGTTCTTGGAGAAATCAAAGGAACGAGCTTTGAGACGTGTTGTTGGTGATCCATTTAAGAAGGGTGTAGAGCAAGGTCCTCAg ATTGATTCGAAACAATTTGAGAAAGTACTTAGGTATATAAAGTCTGGAATTGATAGCAATGCTACACTTGAATGTGGAGGTGGGAGATTGGGTTCCAAAGGCTTCTTTGTCCAGCCAACTGTATTTTCAAATGTTCAG GATGATATGTTGATAGCTAAAGATGAAATATTTGGCCCAGTTCAGACCATCTTGAAGTTCAA GGACATTAATGAAGTGATACGACGGGCAAATGCGACACGTTATGGTTTAGCAGCAGGTGTTTTCACAAACAACGTGAGCACAGCCAACACTTTGATGCGGGCACTGAGAGCTGGAACAGTGTGGATTAATTGCTTTGATGTGTTTGATGCTGCAATTCCTTTTGGTGGTTACAAGATGAGTGGGATTGGCAGGGAGAAAGGAATATACAGTCTTCACAACTATCTGCAGGTAAAAGCTGTGGTGTCCCCACTAAACAATCCTGCGTGGTTGTAA
- the LOC11426388 gene encoding uncharacterized protein yields MPGPGPHMMYAMGSGLCLTTVSNGRFSPHHTLIYTINSFFGPDIGSFSQWLVSLFGGHTVASTFADYIHHPFYYIIILGYPLCLLYSRISSFLLHKHFLDSSFSKVPLTKMQCLFLISAGSLTHFFLDHLFEENGKTTMYTWILSTGWWQGRAPVNPDAVVVVGFLCVCLIGGFFYLNRASSSDSIKKKSYQSMLLMVSIASLYCLWCAIQIYVISLRRPAIGEEADLGVIIFFAFYFFLPYCLCITSMHPKDLDSNQIPR; encoded by the exons ATGCCAGGCCCTGGTCCTCACATGATGTATGCCATGGGCTCAGGCTTGTGTCTAACCACCGTCAGTAACGGCAGGTTTAGTCCACACCATACACTCATCTACACCATCAACTCTTTCTTTGGACCTGATATTGGTTCTTTCTCTCAGTGGCTTGTCTCTCTTTTTGGTGGTCATACTGTAGCCTCTACTTTTGCTGATTACATTCACCATCCTTTCTACTACATCATTATCTTGGGATATCCTCTATGTCTTCTTTACTCTAGgatttcctcttttcttcttcataaacACTTTCTAGATTCTTCTTTCTCCAAG GTGCCACTTACTAAGATGCAATGTTTGTTCTTGATATCTGCTGGCTCTTTGACTCACTTCTTTCTTGATCATCTGTTTGAG GAGAATGGGAAAACGACCATGTACACTTGGATTTTGAGTACTGGTTGGTGGCAAGGAAGAGCACCAGTTAACCCGGATGCTGTTGTTGTAGTCGGCTTCTTGTGTGTTTGCTTAATTGGTGGATTCTTTTACCTCAACAG AGCGAGTTCCTCAGACTcgataaagaaaaaatcatatcaGTCAATGCTACTTATGGTATCCATAGCTTCTTTATACTGCTTGTGGTGTGCAATTCAGATATACGTGATCAGTCTGCGCCGTCCAGCAATTGGAGAAGAGGCTGATCTTGGCGTTATCATTTTTTTCGCTTTCTATTTCTTTCTACCTTATTGTTTGTGTATAACGTCCATGCACCCAAAAGATCTTGATTCTAATCAAATTCCACGTTAA
- the LOC11426389 gene encoding protein NUCLEAR FUSION DEFECTIVE 2 translates to MQSSRTFIIFTIFLIAILPHATIVQGHSFSPFSSALETLQKQLGYTFKSISLLRRAMTHASFSEENNKAFSILGATSIETSVSFNLLSKDVDISAKELNRRLSLISNVDSSCAVDAKRLGLHKVVRVSPKTNSSSTAVVCGAFRSIFGAISLDTGSSEAAGNVFLTVHGRDLGVYAAM, encoded by the exons ATGCAATCCAGTCgtaccttcatcatcttcaccatCTTCCTCATTGCGATCCTCCCCCATGCTACCATCGTTCAG GGACACTCATTCTCACCATTTTCATCCGCACTCGAAACCCTCCAGAAACAATTAGG GTACACTTTCAAGAGCATAAGTCTTCTTCGTCGTGCAATGACTCACGCTTCTTTCTctgaagaaaacaacaaagctTTCAGCATTTTGGGTGCTACAAGCATTGAAACATCTGTTTCTTTCAATTTGCTTTCGAAAGACGTTGATATTTCCGCTAAAGAGTTGAACCGTCGACTATCCTTAATCTCCAACGTCGACTCTTCTTGTGCTGTTGATGCAAAACGTTTGGGTTTGCACAAGGTTGTTCGTGTCTCGCCCAAGACCAATTCTTCTTCCACTGCTGTGGTTTGTGGTGCTTTTCGATCAATTTTTGGTGCTATTTCTCTTGATACTGGTAGTTCGGAGGCTGCTGGTAATGTTTTCTTGACTGTTCATGGTCGTGATCTTGGTGTTTACGCGGCTATGTGA
- the LOC11416640 gene encoding uncharacterized protein yields the protein MSVELELESPTAHLQQKRSSALCFPTCFASRRRSVWWERVRSASFSQSHPPTTADRWWSRGLKALKKLRNWSEIVAGPRWKNFIRKFNNHRSKRMTKCQYDPLSYALNFDEGQNEDSHDDGFRNFSTRYAAVNIKSVAPEPEGEIGGFV from the coding sequence ATGTCCGTTGAGCTAGAGCTCGAATCACCCACCGCTCATCTCCAACAAAAGAGATCAAGCGCCTTATGTTTCCCCACCTGCTTCGCCTCCCGCCGCCGTTCCGTTTGGTGGGAACGCGTCCGCTCCGCCTCCTTTTCTCAATCCCATCCTCCAACCACCGCGGATAGATGGTGGTCTCGAGGCCTCAAAGCCTTAAAGAAACTCCGCAATTGGTCAGAGATCGTTGCCGGTCCAAGATGGAAGAATTTCATTCGGAAATTCAACAACCATCGATCGAAGCGTATGACAAAGTGTCAATACGATCCTTTGAGTTACGCGTTGAACTTTGATGAGGGACAGAACGAGGATAGCCATGACGACGGTTTTCGGAATTTCTCTACGCGTTACGCCGCTGTTAATATTAAGTCTGTTGCACCGGAACCGGAGGGTGAAATTGGCGGGTTCGTTTGA
- the LOC120580144 gene encoding RNA-dependent RNA polymerase 2 produces MIKDTLGAISTAHLVHADCESNKAKSRKCLELAELHSMAVDFAKTGALAEMPRVLKPKEFPDFMERFEKPMELFVEEAYDHQLEANGFKAFLETASTHKEMYAETIWRYEGSNYDL; encoded by the exons ATGATCAAGGATACTTTGGGTGCTATCTCCACCGCACATCTGGTTCATGCTGATTGTGAATCAAATAAGGCCAAGAGTAGAAAATGTCTGGAGTTGGCTGAGCTTCATTCAATGGCAGTTGATTTTGCAAAGACCGGAGCTCTTGCTGAAATGCCTAGAGTTTTGAAACCAAAAGAGTTTCCAGATTTCATGGAGAGATTTGAAAAGCCTAT GGAACTTTTTGTCGAAGAAGCATATGATCATCAACTTGAAGCTAATGGTTTTAAGGCCTTTCTTGAGACTGCCTCAACTCACAAAGAAATGTATGCGGAGACGATATGGAGATATGAAGGATCAAATTATGATCTCTAA
- the LOC11407970 gene encoding RNA-dependent RNA polymerase 2, with protein sequence MVIPSSETPTVRVTNIPHTATANDLLRYLETTVGRSSVFALEIFSDYTNWKSRGVGRVQFETLEAKSKALTLAENKKLLLSSHFLCLDASSDDIIPRPALPRNRINNGALYAGFPIGPDCMSVLQSWEGVRGWVMPERQRLDFWVTHGDQCFKLEIPFENILECDGYCSDEGSKPNALLLKLRYGPRIYQKMAGPNVAAKFKDDRYRFCKENFEFMWVRTTDFSTLKSIGHSTSFFWEIVEESFDSDVFRSFPLYRENLKDLSLEDGEKFCSPTETVPLVKCRLDSKLPYESLFQLNSLVHTQKISLASVNDELIDLLASLDAETKAVIFQKLHKMNSTCYEPLKYVRTQLHVLSIKKKSVLPSQQKRLVDNNIMSCHRALITPSKIYCLGPELETSNHVVKHFAAYASDFMRITFVEEDWSKLPNNAISITLKKGMFSRPLRTEIYKRVLNILRDGILIGSKRFEFLAFSASQLRSNSVWLFASNDKVKAADIREWMGSFNNIRSVSKCAARMGQLFSSSRQTFEMAPQDVDLIPDIEITSDGIDYCFSDGIGKISQSFARQLAEKLKLDENRIPSAFQIRYGGYKGVIAVDRHSFKKLSLRKSMLKFESKNRMLCVTKWSESMPCFLNREIISLLSTLGIKDEALLALQEDQLQLLGKMLTDKEAALDVLESLNGADSNSILVKMLHRFYEPNSEPYLSMMLKAHYTYQLSDLKSRCRIFVPKGRVLIGCLDETGLLNYGQVFVRITVAKTKEKFGDENLRNVDGDDSTRIIVGKVVVTKNPCLHPGDIRVLDAVYSEELEEKGLRDCLVFPQKGHRPHPNECSGGDLDGDLFFISWDKDLIPAQTENPMDYTGRRPRIMDHKVTLEEIHQFFVDYMINDTLGAISTAHLVHADREHDKAKSRKCLELAELHSMAVDFAKTGAPAEMPRSLKPREFPDFMERFEKPMYISKGVLGKLYRATIDSNLQVRFDMVMSEKFAKEAYDHQLEVDGFEVFLETALSHRDMYAQKMISLMSFYGATTEDEMLTGNLQNRASYLQRDNRRYGDMKDRILISVKDLQLEAKEWFESDCQPHEYQLMASAWYHVTYHPKYYIESSTFLSFPWIVGDILLHIKSANAPSVP encoded by the exons ATGGTGATTCCTTCTTCGGAAACACCCACCGTGCGCGTCACCAACATACCCCATACCGCCACCGCCAACGACCTTCTCCGATACCTCGAAACCACTGTTGGCCGTTCCTCCGTCTTCGCTCTCGAAATCTTCAGCGACTACACCAACTGGAAATCTCGCGGCGTTGGCCGTGTCCAGTTCGAGACATTGGAAGCTAAGTCTAAAGCCCTAACTCTCGCCGAGAACAAGAAACTTCTTCTCAGCTCCCATTTCCTCTGTCTTGACGCTTCCTCCGATGACATCATTCCTAGGCCTGCTCTTCCTCGTAACCGCATCAACAATGGTGCCCTTTATGCTGGTTTTCCCATCGGTCCTGATTGCATGAGCGTGCTTCAATCATGGGAAGGTGTTCGAGGTTGGGTTATGCCTGAAAGGCAGAGACTTGATTTCTGGGTTACTCATGGTGATCAGTGTTTTAAGCTTGAAATTCCTTTTGAGAATATTTTGGAGTGTGATGGGTATTGTTCTGATGAAGGTTCTAAACCCAACGCCCTTCTCTTGAAG CTGAGATATGGGCCAAGGATATATCAGAAAATGGCGGGGCCAAATGTAGCTGCCAAGTTTAAGGATGATAGGTATCGATTTTGTAAGGAGAATTTTGAGTTTATGTGGGTGCGCACCACTGACTTCTCAACTTTAAAGTCCATTGGGCACTCTACCtcatttttttgggaaattGTGGAAGAATCATTTGATTCTGATGTTTTTCGTAGTTTTCCGCTCTACAGAGAGAATTTGAAGGATCTAAGTCTGGAAGATGGAGAAAAATTCTGTTCTCCAACTGAAACAGTTCCGCTTGTTAAGTGTCGATTGGATTCCAAGTTACCTTATGAGAGTCTTTTCCAATTGAATTCTCTTGTTCATACCCAGAAAATTAGTCTTGCTTCAGTGAATGATGAGTTGATTGACTTGTTGGCAAGCTTGGATGCAGAAACTAAGGCtgtgatttttcaaaaattgcacAAGATGAATTCCACTTGTTATGAGCCTCTAAAATATGTGAGGACTCAATTACACGTGCTTagtataaagaaaaaaagtgttCTCCCATCACAGCAGAAAAGGTTGGTGGATAATAACATAATGAGTTGTCATCGAGCCTTGATTACCCCATCAAAGATTTATTGCCTTGGTCCCGAACTTGAAACCTCAAACCATGTGGTAAAGCATTTTGCGGCATATGCTTCAGACTTCATGAGGATTACATTTGTTGAAGAGGATTGGAGTAAGCTTCCAAACAATGCAATCTCAATCACTTTGAAGAAGGGAATGTTCTCAAGGCCTCTTAGAACTGAAATATATAAGCGGGTATTGAATATTCTTCGAGATGGGATTCTAATTGGATCAAAAAGATTTGAGTTTCTTGCCTTCTCTGCTAGTCAACTGCGGTCAAATTCTGTTTGGTTATTTGCTTCTAATGATAAAGTGAAAGCAGCAGATATCAGAGAATGGATGGGAAGCTTCAATAACATCCGTAGTGTTTCCAAATGTGCAGCAAGAATGGGTCAGTTGTTCAGTTCTTCCAGGCAAACTTTTGAAATGGCCCCTCAAGATGTGGATTTAATTCCAGATATTGAAATCACCTCTGATGGTATAGACTACTGTTTCTCAGATGGTATTGGAAAAATTTCACAGTCTTTTGCAAGGCAACTTGCAGAAAAGCTAAAATTAGATGAGAATCGTATTCCTTCAGCATTTCAAATTCGGTACGGTGGATATAAAGGTGTCATTGCTGTTGATCGCCATTCTTTTAAGAAGTTATCATTGCGTAAAAGTATGCTTAAGTTTGAATCCAAAAACAGAATGCTTTGCGTCACTAAATGGAGTGAGTCAATGCCGTGCTTTCTCAATCGAGAGATTATATCCCTGCTGTCCACCTTAGGAATTAAAGATGAGGCGCTTTTGGCATTGCAAGAGGATCAATTGCAGTTGCTAGGAAAGATGTTGACTGATAAGGAAGCGGCCTTGGATGTTTTGGAAAGTTTAAATGGAGCTGATTCAAATAGCATTCTAGTCAAGATGCTGCATAGGTTTTATGAGCCAAACAGTGAGCCTTACCTATCAATGATGCTCAAGGCTCATTATACGTACCAGTTATCTGATTTGAAAAGCAGATGCCGAATATTTGTGCCCAAGGGCCGAGTCTTGATTGGCTGCTTGGATGAGACTGGTCTATTGAACTATGGCCAAGTATTTGTCCGCATAACTGTGGCAAAAACTAAGGAAAAGTTTGGAGATGAAAACTTAAGGAACGTGGATGGTGATGATAGCACTCGTATTATAGTAGGTAAGGTGGTAGTGACAAAAAACCCTTGTCTTCACCCAGGAGATATCAGAGTCCTTGATGCTGTCTACAGTGAAGAATTAGAAGAAAAGGGCTTGAGGGATTGCCTTGTATTTCCACAAAAAGGACATAG GCCTCATCCAAATGAGTGCTCTGGAGGTGATCTTGACGGggatttatttttcataagctggGACAAAGATCTAATCCCAGCTCAAACTGAAAATCCAATGGACTACACAGGAAGAAGGCCTCGTATAATGGACCATAAGGTGACTCTGGAG GAAATACACCAATTTTTTGTTGATTACATGATCAATGATACTTTGGGTGCTATCTCCACCGCACATTTGGTTCATGCTGACCGTGAACACGATAAGGCCAAGAGTAGAAAATGTCTGGAGTTGGCTGAGCTGCATTCCATGGCAGTTGATTTTGCAAAGACTGGAGCTCCTGCAGAAATGCCAAGATCTTTGAAACCAAGAGAGTTTCCAGATTTTATGGAGAGGTTCGAAAAGCCTATGTATATATCCAAAGGTGTATTAGGAAAACTCTACCGCGCCACAATTGATTCAAACTTGCAAGTAAGGTTTGACATGGTCATGTCTGAGAAGTTTGCCAAAGAAGCATATGATCACCAGCTTGAAGTTGATGGTTTTGAGGTCTTTCTTGAGACTGCCTTAAGTCACAGAGATATGTATGCACAGAAGATGATCTCTTTGATGAGCTTCTATGGTGCAACGACTGAGGATGAAATGCTAACTGGTAACTTGCAAAACCGTGCATCTTATTTGCAGAGGGATAACAGGAGATATGGAGATATGAAGGATCGAATTCTAATCTCAGTAAAGGATCTTCAGCTGGAAGCTAAAGAATGGTTTGAAAGTGATTGTCAGCCGCATGAATATCAACTTATGGCATCTGCATGGTACCATGTGACCTATCACCCCAAATATTACATCGAAAGCTCCACTTTTTTAAGCTTTCCATGGATTGTCGGTGACATTTTATTGCACATCAAGTCTGCAAATGCTCCCTCTGTCCCATAA